A genomic window from Chrysoperla carnea chromosome 3, inChrCarn1.1, whole genome shotgun sequence includes:
- the LOC123295022 gene encoding nuclear pore complex protein Nup75 encodes MEKKPVTYTIPDSLCYSAGITGSWISANTIGAHAFKPVRFNHRDAPSQYAQRPTLIHHIRPEIVIFDPILRKLVNEANGIFLRVQQINETEKSTNKTWLNLSHQYRSIIRACLENLQEVEESNEKYSSYLTIFFAVECVWHLCEILYIDQIPGDVVLNPLLEWIRFHFPEHERNATNLLSGSLISGAEAHPKYWDTVIGVFMQGRIDIVRALLKLHTASDSVPFKIADNVLRIMPLYNVYGGLSANDFQTRWKHWQMDTQTKIDSKSFTTQKNLELMMKLSVGDKAMWESEGMARCDTWYEFLASYLLYSEPFVRRSHLGPLATKCYDSWPTTNKHLDQTLLAIMQQDLHQVIHEIQQMSENGWFAAHITDLLYHCGALSDLDSQKKINSHALRNSLIHDYGVILMSHHSLWQIGADYLSHSNEPGIRRLELLLERVPFKSEGRALKIIQVAQKYGFPHIVNSICKQQAMLMKRRNRPGHALGWALKSKDSVLAGQLADGLLKEYSENGTLVSTDLLDSLGASMLISDRLIFLGKYFEFHKEYKSRNFKEAANLLILLLSSKLTPKYFWGVLFADALPLLECDDTVLNSNDTYEFLHCIEQNCSDPKYSDQIELIRLAAARNLARALVHEIQSTASL; translated from the exons atggaAAAGAAACCGGTGACATAT ACAATTCCAGATAGCCTTTGTTACAGTGCGGGAATAACAGGCTCTTGGATATCGGCTAATACAATTGGAGCCCATGCTTTTAAACCAGTTAGGTTTAATCACAGAGACGCTCCCAGTCAATATGCCCAACGACCAACGTTAATTCACCATATACGCCCAGAAATTGTTATATTTGACCCAATCCTTCGAAAATTAGTGAATGAAGCTAAcggaatatttttaagagtccAACAAATTAACGAAACtgaaaaatcaacaaataaaacATGGCTAAATTTAAGCCATCAATACCGGTCTATTATACGTGCatgtttagaaaatttacaagaagtTGAAGAAAgcaatgaaaaatattcaagttaTCTTACGATATTTTTTGCTGTGGAATGTGTTTGGCATTTGtgtgaaattttatacattgaTCAAATACCTGGCGATGTTGTTTTGAATCCACTGTTAGAATGGATAAGATTTCATTTTCCAGAACATGAGCGAAATGCAACGAATTTACTTAGTGGTTCGTTGATCAGCGGTGCTGAAGCGCATCCTAAATATTGGGATACAGTAATTGGAGTATTTATGCAGGGGAGAATCGATATTGTTCgtgctttattaaaattacatacggCTTCGGACAGCGTACCATTTAAAATCGCAGACAATGTTTTACGAATAATGCCATTATATAAT GTTTATGGAGGATTATCGGCGAATGATTTTCAAACCCGTTGGAAACATTGGCAAATGGATACACAAACCAAAATAGACTCAAAATCATTTAcaactcaaaaaaatttagaattaatgATGAAG TTATCTGTAGGCGACAAAGCTATGTGGGAATCAGAAGGTATGGCACGATGTGATACGTGGTATGAATTTTTAGCATCCTATTTATTATATAGTGAACCATTTGTAAGGCGGTCACATTTAGGCCCGTTAGCCACTAAATGCTACGATTCCTGGCCTACTACCAATAAGCATTTGGATCAAACTTTATTGGCAATTATGCAACAAGATTTACATcag GTAATTCATGAAATACAACAAATGTCAGAAAATGGATGGTTTGCTGCACATATAACAGATTTATTATACCATTGCGGAGCACTTTCGGATCTCGATAGTCAAAAGAAaat aaaTTCACATGCTTTACGAAATTCTCTAATTCATGATTATGGCGTGATTCTAATGAGTCATCATTCACTGTGGCAAATTGGAGCAGATTATTTATCTCATAGTAACGAACCAGGAATACGTCGTCTAGAATTACTTTTGGAGAGAGTGCCTTTCAAATCAGAAGGGCGCGCTTTAAAAATCATTCAAGTTGCTCAAAAATATGGATTTCCACATATTG TTAATAGTATTTGTAAGCAACAAGCGATGTTGATGAAACGGAGAAACCGTCCAGGTCACGCATTAGGTTGGGCATTAAAGTCAAAAGATTCCGTGTTAGCAGGTCAATTAGCAGATGGCTTGTTAAAAGAATACAGCGAAAATGGAACATTAGTTTCAACTGATTTATTAGATTCTTTAGGCGCATCAATGTTAATTAGCGATCGACTAATATTTTTAg gaaaatattttgaatttcacaAAGAATACAAATCAAGAAATTTCAAAGAAGCtgcaaatttattgattttgctTCTATCTTCAAAGTTAACACCAAAATA tttttgggGAGTATTATTCGCAGATGCACTTCCATTATTAGAATGTGATGATACTGTATTAAATTCAAATGATACTTATGAATTTTTACATTGTATCGAACAAAACTGTTCAGATCCAAAATATTCTGATCAGATCGAATTAATACGACTTGCAGCTGCTCGAAATCTAGCTCGCGCTCTGGTTCATGAAATACAAAGTACTGcctctttataa